A stretch of the Candidatus Binatia bacterium genome encodes the following:
- a CDS encoding nucleotide sugar dehydrogenase translates to MKAQQDYQYPPVLQEYRIGRELAKKIHDRTARVGVIGLGYVGLPLGVEMAKQGFHVTGIDIDRQKVDSVNAGISHVLDVPNETLLSLVAQGNIKATQSLASVENFDTVSVCVPTPLRKTKEPDLSYVIAAAEAIRNHLQQGQLVVFESTTYPGTTREVVLPILEKTGLRVGSDFFLAFSPERVDPGNAKYTTRNIPKVIGGMTPACIELAAMFYSQFIENIVRVSSPECAEMVKLLENTFRSVNIALANEMALLCHKLKVDVWEVIDAAKTKPFGFMPFYPGPGLGGHCIPIDPYYLTWKARLNGCEPRLIELAAQINDQMPTFTIARIAEVLNDRQKSLKGSKILGLGVAYKRDTSDVRESPAIEVLHGLREKGAQVQYSDPYVSSLELHGGNLQSVGLKPATLRSMDCVVLLTDHSIFDYEMIAAHSPVVVDTRNALKNFPGSRVISL, encoded by the coding sequence CTTCCCCTCGGGGTTGAGATGGCTAAACAGGGGTTTCACGTTACGGGCATCGACATTGACAGGCAAAAAGTCGATTCCGTCAACGCGGGAATCTCGCATGTCTTAGATGTGCCGAATGAGACACTTCTCTCTTTGGTGGCACAGGGGAATATCAAGGCTACTCAGTCTCTGGCGTCTGTGGAGAACTTCGATACAGTGAGTGTGTGCGTCCCGACGCCGCTCAGAAAGACCAAAGAGCCGGACTTATCGTACGTCATTGCGGCGGCCGAGGCGATCCGCAACCATCTGCAGCAAGGTCAGCTTGTCGTCTTTGAGAGCACAACTTACCCGGGAACAACGAGGGAAGTGGTGCTCCCAATTTTGGAGAAAACCGGTTTGCGTGTAGGGAGCGATTTCTTTCTCGCTTTTTCTCCGGAGCGCGTGGATCCAGGAAATGCGAAGTATACAACGCGCAATATTCCGAAAGTCATTGGGGGTATGACTCCAGCTTGCATCGAGCTTGCCGCGATGTTCTATAGCCAATTTATCGAAAACATCGTTCGGGTGTCCTCACCCGAATGCGCGGAGATGGTAAAGCTGCTTGAGAACACCTTTCGCAGCGTCAATATCGCGCTCGCCAACGAGATGGCCCTTCTGTGTCATAAGTTAAAGGTCGATGTTTGGGAAGTGATTGATGCAGCCAAGACGAAGCCCTTCGGTTTTATGCCCTTCTATCCGGGTCCCGGACTTGGAGGCCATTGTATTCCCATTGACCCTTACTATCTGACATGGAAAGCGCGTCTCAACGGATGCGAACCGCGACTTATCGAATTGGCCGCGCAAATCAATGATCAGATGCCAACCTTCACGATCGCTCGGATAGCCGAGGTTCTGAATGACCGGCAAAAGAGCTTGAAGGGTTCGAAAATCCTTGGTCTGGGAGTGGCCTACAAACGCGATACGAGCGACGTCCGCGAATCACCGGCCATCGAAGTTCTGCACGGGCTGCGTGAAAAGGGAGCCCAGGTTCAATACTCAGACCCGTACGTTTCTTCGCTCGAGCTTCACGGAGGGAACCTACAATCTGTGGGCCTCAAGCCGGCGACGCTACGATCTATGGATTGCGTGGTTTTGTTGACCGATCATTCGATTTTTGATTATGAAATGATCGCGGCTCATAGTCCCGTGGTGGTGGATACCAGGAACGCTCTTAAGAATTTTCCCGGCTCTAGAGTCATCTCGCTCTAG